In Candidatus Defluviibacterium haderslevense, the following are encoded in one genomic region:
- a CDS encoding T9SS type A sorting domain-containing protein → MKLLDITIVFVFFLPKFIFSQSFIYNSPAAEDSWGIISVLELPNHYLITNSDYNLTRDSVYCKMSSISKDGHWISDEYFVYSAISRSEFFTKINQQNYLTILALDKDPSINQFVEINLETQETLIYPLNQRIDITYNDILTTSGTTYIFPIFDTKNQIPRLVKVNRNNGQLKFSRILKAAPLDIKMTLNNQNIMVKGGGDIDIFNFNLDTILVSYFSQYYGDLVGDIKPLPNKNKYINSGGQLQDVYHFDHQDTVDLGICLLDSNLNVLENYTFGRIGDTVDIPARTQSIADTEGGFYFGGTSNFKVWTYPYGFEPSWYMIIKTDSTLNVKWKREFGGDAYYFMTGIIGTSDGGCLAYGTRQDTAKGNHNRDGFMIKYDKDGLVTFTKTIPSGVKKNLIVYPNPASSHITIKGIDDLNHYNIKIYNDAGIQQNGFTIQNNKDSAVINVSDWSRGIYIISMYNKNGILMASEKILVK, encoded by the coding sequence ATGAAACTACTAGATATTACAATTGTATTTGTATTCTTTTTACCTAAATTTATATTTAGTCAAAGCTTCATCTACAACTCCCCAGCTGCAGAAGACAGCTGGGGAATTATATCGGTACTTGAGTTGCCAAATCATTACTTAATTACGAATAGTGATTATAATCTGACCAGGGATAGTGTTTACTGTAAGATGAGCAGCATTTCTAAAGATGGACATTGGATATCTGATGAGTATTTTGTCTATTCTGCCATTTCAAGATCAGAATTTTTTACAAAAATAAATCAACAGAATTATTTGACCATATTGGCTTTGGACAAAGACCCAAGCATAAATCAGTTTGTTGAAATTAATCTTGAAACTCAAGAGACACTAATTTACCCATTGAATCAACGAATAGATATTACATATAATGATATTTTAACAACTAGTGGTACGACGTATATCTTTCCAATTTTCGATACCAAAAACCAAATACCAAGACTCGTAAAAGTTAATAGAAATAATGGACAGTTAAAGTTCAGTCGTATTCTGAAAGCAGCGCCATTGGATATTAAAATGACTCTAAATAACCAGAATATTATGGTTAAAGGAGGCGGTGATATTGACATTTTTAACTTTAATTTAGATACCATTCTTGTCAGTTATTTTAGTCAATATTATGGTGATCTAGTTGGAGATATTAAACCTTTGCCTAATAAAAATAAATATATTAATTCCGGAGGACAACTCCAGGATGTTTATCATTTTGATCATCAGGATACCGTTGATTTAGGTATATGCTTATTAGATTCCAACTTAAATGTTTTAGAGAACTATACTTTTGGAAGAATCGGAGACACCGTTGATATTCCAGCTAGAACTCAAAGTATTGCAGATACGGAAGGAGGCTTCTATTTTGGAGGTACATCGAATTTCAAAGTATGGACGTATCCTTATGGATTCGAACCTTCTTGGTATATGATTATCAAAACAGATTCTACCTTAAATGTAAAATGGAAAAGGGAATTCGGTGGTGATGCATATTACTTCATGACTGGTATCATTGGTACTTCTGATGGCGGATGTTTAGCTTATGGAACAAGACAGGATACTGCTAAAGGAAACCATAATAGAGATGGTTTTATGATAAAATATGATAAAGATGGTTTGGTTACTTTTACTAAAACCATTCCTTCCGGGGTTAAAAAAAATTTAATCGTCTATCCTAATCCTGCATCGAGTCATATTACCATTAAAGGAATAGATGACTTAAATCATTACAATATAAAAATTTACAACGATGCAGGAATCCAACAAAATGGTTTTACAATTCAAAATAATAAAGACTCCGCTGTCATAAATGTATCCGATTGGTCAAGAGGAATATACATTATTAGTATGTATAACAAAAATGGAATATTAATGGCCTCGGAAAAAATATTGGTAAAATAA
- a CDS encoding type II toxin-antitoxin system RelE/ParE family toxin: MNSESIKKAVAHLKEIWEYTCINWPEKQTDKYYSELIERSNELLIDSLTGKNYDNIIKDLKAISSNKHIIFYRLIQNDIIEVESILHEKMDIEKHLYE, encoded by the coding sequence ATAAACTCGGAATCAATTAAAAAAGCAGTAGCTCACTTAAAAGAAATTTGGGAATATACCTGTATTAATTGGCCAGAAAAGCAAACAGATAAATACTATAGTGAACTAATTGAAAGATCAAATGAATTATTGATCGATTCTTTGACTGGTAAAAATTATGACAATATAATAAAGGATTTAAAAGCAATAAGTAGCAATAAACATATAATATTTTATAGACTTATACAAAATGATATTATTGAAGTAGAGAGCATTTTACATGAGAAAATGGATATTGAAAAACACCTCTATGAATGA
- a CDS encoding LytTR family transcriptional regulator, whose amino-acid sequence MNNLLIPKFNTLDRRVAYVLLQMVLVFIVLTMTQDFLRSDLKDTAYYFSESLIFSSFWWLFTPLLFLQYVVVNYNKSKHIGFQFAVISLPIFIHLLAFPLLVWMLSKMFYYHTYSIQQTLRYAISEYVYLLVLLYAIPVLVFQFFTNRTHPNETVSESQKESASTQYINTLIVSEGNKKHHIAVDEILYCSANPPYITLHLDGKKYLHAETLKSISFRLNPNQFVRIHKSTIVNINRVVSYTTRLNGDYDLTLKNNVQLRLSRNYATDFKNQFNKTHQLTTK is encoded by the coding sequence ATGAACAATCTACTAATACCAAAATTCAATACACTCGATAGACGCGTCGCTTATGTTTTGCTACAAATGGTTTTGGTTTTTATAGTATTGACGATGACTCAAGATTTCTTAAGGTCGGACTTAAAAGATACGGCATACTATTTTTCAGAATCATTGATCTTCAGTTCTTTTTGGTGGCTGTTTACACCCTTATTATTTTTGCAATATGTTGTCGTTAACTATAATAAATCAAAACACATTGGATTTCAATTTGCAGTAATCTCACTGCCCATCTTTATTCATCTGTTGGCGTTTCCCCTCTTAGTTTGGATGCTTTCAAAGATGTTTTATTACCATACTTATTCCATTCAACAAACATTAAGATATGCCATATCTGAGTATGTATATCTTTTGGTGTTGTTGTACGCTATCCCTGTGTTAGTATTTCAGTTTTTCACCAATAGAACACATCCTAACGAAACCGTTTCTGAATCTCAAAAGGAAAGTGCCAGTACCCAATACATAAATACGCTCATAGTATCTGAAGGCAATAAAAAGCACCATATTGCTGTTGACGAAATCTTATATTGTTCTGCTAACCCACCGTACATTACGCTTCATCTTGATGGTAAAAAATACCTGCATGCTGAAACGCTGAAATCTATTTCCTTCAGATTGAATCCAAACCAATTTGTTAGGATACACAAATCAACGATTGTAAATATCAATAGGGTAGTAAGTTATACCACCAGACTTAATGGTGATTATGATCTGACATTGAAAAATAATGTGCAACTTCGACTTAGTAGAAATTATGCAACGGATTTCAAAAACCAGTTTAACAAAACCCATCAGCTTACCACAAAATAA
- a CDS encoding intradiol ring-cleavage dioxygenase: protein MEPKSYIIPLIILSALFTCCTGQPKTNSKTASDKVDIVGGPFENGEFMYIGIPEHIKAIDTSAGWPQKGQKLLITGTIYKLDGITPAPNVILYYYHTDVNGFYAAKQALDPRVVRHGYIRGWVKSDAYGKYAIYTVRPAPYPNSKFEAHVHPSIKEPNIDKEYYIDEFVFDDDPLLTAEKRKKLPNRCGSGILRSYTKDDLQIAVHNIILGLNIPNYPETLKTKFQSGLQIGEDQPSFIPYHAYGPDQGSRACPVCKYGRYHGIIYFVGRHPNWNDIKKWLSFLEQQSVERNKYLKAYFVYGNDLNYTKDTRQKDLEHLGSELYLKKLALTFVPSFSDTASEIYLNKLNPNVENTFIIYRNRTIIDKYINLSPTTENFNKLTKALDANKDYYFYLD from the coding sequence ATGGAACCTAAATCTTATATTATTCCTTTAATCATATTGTCTGCTTTATTTACTTGCTGTACTGGACAGCCAAAAACAAACTCCAAAACTGCTTCAGACAAAGTCGACATTGTGGGTGGACCATTTGAAAATGGTGAGTTTATGTATATTGGCATACCTGAACACATCAAGGCTATAGATACCAGTGCAGGATGGCCACAAAAAGGGCAAAAACTTTTAATCACTGGAACCATTTATAAGTTAGATGGAATAACTCCGGCACCGAATGTCATACTTTATTATTATCATACTGATGTGAATGGATTTTATGCTGCCAAGCAAGCATTAGATCCAAGAGTAGTGCGACATGGCTACATTCGTGGTTGGGTAAAATCAGATGCCTATGGAAAATATGCCATCTACACGGTTAGGCCCGCACCCTATCCGAACAGTAAGTTTGAAGCACATGTCCATCCTTCCATAAAAGAACCAAACATAGATAAAGAGTATTACATTGACGAATTTGTTTTTGACGATGATCCATTATTGACAGCAGAAAAGCGAAAAAAACTTCCTAATCGATGCGGCAGTGGTATTTTAAGATCTTATACAAAGGACGACCTGCAAATCGCAGTACACAATATTATTTTGGGTCTTAACATTCCAAACTATCCCGAAACCCTGAAAACAAAATTTCAATCAGGACTTCAAATTGGTGAAGACCAGCCTTCCTTTATCCCATATCATGCCTATGGTCCCGACCAAGGATCCAGAGCCTGTCCTGTGTGTAAATATGGTCGCTATCACGGTATCATTTATTTTGTTGGTCGCCATCCGAATTGGAATGACATTAAAAAATGGTTGAGCTTTTTGGAACAACAAAGTGTAGAAAGAAACAAATACTTGAAAGCCTATTTCGTATATGGCAACGACCTTAACTATACTAAGGACACACGCCAAAAAGACTTAGAACATTTGGGCAGTGAATTATATTTAAAAAAATTGGCCTTGACTTTTGTTCCCTCTTTTTCTGACACAGCAAGCGAAATTTACCTCAATAAGTTGAACCCCAATGTTGAAAATACATTTATTATTTACCGAAATAGAACCATCATTGACAAATATATTAACCTATCACCCACAACAGAAAATTTCAACAAGTTGACGAAGGCATTGGATGCTAATAAAGATTACTATTTTTATTTGGATTAA